A genomic region of Antennarius striatus isolate MH-2024 chromosome 4, ASM4005453v1, whole genome shotgun sequence contains the following coding sequences:
- the rapsn gene encoding 43 kDa receptor-associated protein of the synapse, with the protein MNIFMWRLAPEMGQDQTKQQIEKGLRLYQSNQTDKALHVWTKVLEKTSDPGGKFRVLGCLITAHSEMGKYKEMLKYALDQIDTAREMEDPDYLTEGYLNLARSNEKLCDFQKTVSYCKTCLNMQGTTVSLQLNGQVCLSMGNAFLGLSVFQKALESYEKALRYAHNNDDKMLECRVCCSLGNIYVQLKDYEKALFFPCKAAELVNDYGKGWSLKYRAMSQYHMSVAYRKLDRLPDAMECCEESMKIALQHGDRPLQALCLLNFADIHRCRHDVDKAFPRYESALGIMTEIGNRLGQTHVYLGVAKCWLVQKEFDKALDSLQRAQELADGIGNKLCTMKVHCLNEGIYRSRGQQDQLREQVVKFLQCVEELELYCGMCGESIGDRDQKLQALPCSHIFHLKCLQTNGTKGCPKCFKSSMKPGFV; encoded by the exons ATGAATATTTTTATGTGGCGCCTTGCACCAGAGATGGGCCAGGACCAAACCAAGCAGCAGATAGAGAAGGGCCTGAGGTTGTATCAGTCCAATCAGACGGACAAGGCTCTGCATGTCTGGACAAaagtgctggagaagacctcaGATCCTGGAGGCAAGTTTCGGGTGTTGGGGTGTCTAATCACAGCTCACTCAGAAATgggaaaatataaagaaatgcTCAAG TATGCCCTAGATCAAATTGACACAGCCAGAGAAATGGAGGACCCAGACTACTTGACGGAGGGTTATCTGAACTTGGCACGCAGCAATGAGAAGCTGTGTGACTTCCAGAAGACCGTGTCCTATTGTAAGACCTGCTTAAACATGCAGGGCACGACTGTCAGTCTGCAGCTCAATGGACAGGTGTGTCTTAGCATGGGCAACGCCTTCCTGGGCCTCAGCGTCTTCCAGAAAGCTCTGGAGAGCTATGAGAAGGCCCTGCGCTACGCACACAACAATGACGACAAGATGCTGGAGTGCAGGGTGTGCTGCAGTCTGGGAAACATCTACGTCCAGCTTAAG GACTATGAGAAGGCCTTGTTCTTCCCCTGCAAAGCAGCTGAGCTTGTCAATGACTATGGCAAGGGTTGGAGCCTCAAGTACAGAGCCATGAGCCAATACCACATGTCTGTCGCCTACAGGAAACTGGATCGCCTGCCAGACGCCATGGAATGCTGTGAG GAGTCGATGAAGATCGCTCTCCAGCATGGCGACCGTCCTCTGCAGGCTCTGTGCTTACTGAACTTTGCAGACATACACCGCTGCAGACATGATGTTGAT AAAGCATTCCCTCGCTATGAGTCTGCACTGGGTATCATGACTGAGATTGGAAACCGTCTTGGACAAACACATGTCTACCTGGGAGTTGCAAAGTGTTGGCTTGTGCAGAAAGAATTTGACAAA GCTCTTGACTCCTTGCAGCGAGCACAGGAACTGGCAGATGGAATAGGAAACAAG CTGTGTACGATGAAGGTGCACTGCCTGAACGAGGGGATTTATCGCAGCCGGGGGCAGCAGGACCAGCTCAGAGAGCAGGTGGTGAAGTTCTTGCAGTGTGTCGAGGAGCTGGAGCTCTACTGCGGCATGTGTGGAGAGTCCATCGGGGACAGAGACCAAAAACTGCAGGCCTTACCCTGTTCCCACATTTTCCATCTCAA GTGTCTGCAGACAAACGGGACAAAAGGTTGTCCTAAATGTTTCAAATCCTCCATGAAGCCTGGATTTGTGTGA
- the kbtbd4 gene encoding kelch repeat and BTB domain-containing protein 4 produces MESSEEGGIGAGGSVGEDNYFLGYTFTDRSHSSRVVKSIMDLCLEDGLFADVTITVDSREFQLHRLVLSAQSSFFRSMFTSNLKESHDRSIELKDVSATVFQLLIDYIYHGTIKLRVEELQDTYEMADMYQLTALFEECSRFLSRTVEVKNCLQVMWLADRHSDQELYTAAKHCAKIHLAQLHQSEEFLNLPLCLLLDIIKDGVPSSQNPTVAIESWINHNKVEREEFACILQENLKEIGENVHIYLIGKEETRTHSLAVSLHCDEDDAISVSGQNSLCHQITAACKHGGDLYVVGGSIPRRMWKCNMHTMDWERCAPLPRDRLHHTMVSVTAEDAIYSLGGKTLQDTLSNAVIYYTVKDNMWTETSPLDTAVSGAAGVNLGGTIYLLGGEENDMDFFTKPSRLIQCFDTASQKCQIKPYMLPFAGCMHAAVHMDVIFIVAEGDSLVCYNPLLESFTRLRFPEVWSCIPSLWKVASCNGCIYVFRDKCKKGDANTLKFNPATSVVSVIRGIKILLTNWQFVLA; encoded by the exons ATGGAGTCCAGTGAGGAGGGAGGCATCGGTGCTGGAGGTTCTGTGGGAGAGGATAACTACTTCTTGGGATACACCTTTACAGATCGCTCCCACTCCAGCCGTGTAGTGAAGAGCATCATGGATTTGTGTTTGGAGGATGgcctcttcgctgacgtcactATCACTGTGGATAGCAGAGAGTTCCAACTACACCGATTGGTCCTGTCAGCACAGAGCAGTTTTTTCCGCTCAATGTTCACCTCCAACCTCAAGGAGTCCCACGACCGCTCAATTGAGCTGAAGGATGTTAGTGCCACTGTCTTTCAGCTGCTGATTGACTACATCTATCATGGCACAATTAAACTAAgggtggaggagctgcaggacacTTACGAGATGGCAGATATGTACCAGCTGACGGCACTGTTTGAAGAGTGCTCCCGCTTTCTTTCACGAACTGTTGAGGTCAAGAACTGCTTGCAG gTGATGTGGCTTGCAGATAGACACAGTGACCAGGAGTTGTATACAGCAGCCAAGCATTGTGCTAAAATCCACTTGGCCCAGCTTCATCAGTCTGAAGAGTTTCTCAACCTTCCTCTTTGTCTGCTCCTGGATATCATCAAAG ATGGTGTTCCAAGCTCTCAGAATCCAACAGTGGCCATTGAATCATGGATAAATCACAATAAGGTGGAAAGAGAAGAGTTTGCCTGTATTCTCCAAGAAAATCTCAAG GAAATTGGTGAGAATGTCCACATTTACTTGATTGGTAAAGAAGAGACCCGGACTCATTCCCTGGCTGTGTCGCTTcactgtgatgaagatgatgcaaTAAGCGTGAGTGGCCAGAATAGTTTATGTCATCAGATCACTGCAGCCTGCAAACATGGAGGTGATCTGTACGTGGTTGGAGGATCTATCCCTCGACGCATGTGGAAGTGCAATATGCACACCATGGACTGGGAGCGCTGTGCCCCACTGCCGAGAGACCGTCTCCACCACACAATGGTTTCTGTCACTGCTGAGGATGCCATCTACTCCCTAGGTGGTAAGACGTTGCAGGACACGCTGTCCAATGCTGTTATCTATTACACCGTAAAAGACAACatgtggacagagaccagcccTCTGGACACCGCAGTGTCCGGTGCTGCTGGTGTTAATCTGGGAGGTACCATCTACCTGCTTGGTGGGGAGGAAAATGACATGGATTTTTTCACCAAGCCGTCTCGACTGATCCAGTGCTTTGACACCGCTTCTCAAAAATGTCAGATCAAACCATACATGCTGCCTTTTGCTGGCTGCATGCACGCTGCTGTTCACATGGATGTGATCTTCATTGTGGCAGAGGGAGACTCTCTTGTGTGCTACAACCCTCTGCTGGAGAGCTTTACCCGCCTGCGCTTCCCTGAGGTCTGGAGCTGCATTCCTTCACTGTGGAAGGTGGCCAGCTGTAATGGCTGCATATACGTTTTCAGGGACAAATGTAAGAAAGGCGACGCAAACACGTTAAAGTTTAACCCGGCAACATCTGTTGTCTCTGTAATAAGAGGGATTAAAATCCTCCTCACAAACTGGCAGTTTGTTTTGGCTTAA